A segment of the Ischnura elegans chromosome 13 unlocalized genomic scaffold, ioIscEleg1.1 SUPER_13_unloc_1, whole genome shotgun sequence genome:
AATAAGATCAACCCACAAcgccttgaattaaatattctctcagcccatgaTGAAGGAAGATGCAGCGACCCCGACAGCAGCCAGCCAAGGAGGTCATCCCCATGAATGACTGAGAGCCAATAAGTTAAACAGCTATCCCACATTACATCCCTCCCAtaggcgccaactccatggggatTGAgagtgcccgagccccctcaaaaatccgttatgggtgagaggaaaaaatgtgtcaggcttgtcgattttatccggagtgtccagatatcaagattcgagttataaggattctaatgttgatcatatgactctttataatccttaaaaaacgtaaaactcactacttagaaaatttcccggggcaagatccctggtttggccccccccaatattttttgtaagtctgcgTCCCTGATCCCCCCCAAGTTAAGAAGATTCACGAAGAAGTACTCTATATCCTCTAATCAAGAATAGAAGTACTAACTGTGGAGAAATCCTGTTGCCCCACAATAATTGTCCCTCGCctaatttattctttttaccCTCTAGTTTTCCCTGTGAGGGGtgcatattttagtatttaggagAGAAGGGAATAATTAGATATTGTTTAGGATTTATGTTGGTGCTgtcacttcatattttttgtattcatgcCAAAGATTCATAAGAAGTGAAggttattgtttcattattttaaataattttagaacTGTCATTTGTTGTTGGTAAATCTGAAATCTGCATACTTTCAGCCTACTGGTATGGAGAGTGGGGAGCTGATTCAAAATCGCACTATGGCCATGGAGTCTATAACGGAGGCAGTGGGTGAGTGCTCTTCAGTGTTTGAAAATGACTATTCATTGAAAACACTTGTAACTAATTCTGACAAGGGTATATTAAAAAACCaaatctcagaattcaatcaaattttgcaaatctctcatggaattttttatgcattttttctattgtttatgTTATATAGGCCCGTTATTCTTCAACATTACCATAAAgttcacagaaaatttttcatgtgtTCCTGGACCCCAAATTTTGGTGTTACAACCAGGCACCTTAACCCATTACACCCCAGACTGTATGTAGAACTTTCAACTTTAATTGTTTTGTATTTCCCAGTTTATTtaggcctaattaagatgaatccgcatgaaacattattatattcatcatgatAAATGATTTACATAGTGTTGCGTTTatgcaacgctgggaaaactatggtaaatataaatgaaaaatcaaatattctaactttgcttcttttcttttttgccttCACTTATGATTAAATGCGTGAAAACATTCTGCGTGAAGATAAACATTGCACTATAAACTCCCAAAAGTTGTCCATTATTTGCACAATTGAGGTTTCCACTGGGACTTATCAGTGTTCCTTTGGATGAAATGCCCTATTCTGTATTGAATGACATGCttgggtatgtcatttttcctagggcaTCCCACATATGTGCACCGCTTTTTATGCCAATTGTTACCAGTCTTTGTATTGGAAAGTACTTCTTGCCTCAATGCAATTTTTTGATCTCAGACTGGAAGTCTAACTGAGGATTGCTTTGCCCATGACCATGATGTACAATCGCCACACAGCACAAGAGAGCCCATTTATAAATAGAGGCTACCACCATTTTTCCCCTAATCTGGATAGGGTAACATGCTGCAGAATTATCATGTATTTCTACCCCTCCCATTTCCTGATTGTAATCgttaatgatatttggttttgGAATTTGTTCTCTTTTCTTCTGCCTCCGGTTAtaccttttcgtccttactatagGTTCAATATTCCAGTAGTTTGATGCAACGGTGGCGACAAAATTATCATGCCATCGAACTAAGAGAATATCTTTTCACTTGTCAAATGAAAACCGTCAAATCCCTTTTTGGTTTTTTgccaaatctctcgaagacataACAGCACAGTTTCCCATTCTATTTTCTCCTTCTGTTCTTACTGCAAAATTACCGTAATCACTTTGAGTTGCCAACAGAATGTAATGggtgagaaaattataaaaatgcatggtTAGATGTTTTGGAGACttacaaaaattcaacaaatatagAACAGTGAtatggcaaaaactgatagaaatgGCCTGTAGATGAGGCTAGACACCACAATTTACCACCAAATCTTATTGGTTTCCTGCAGATGAGCATTTTAGCTTAGTGTTGCCCGAAATGtggaaccatttgctcatcaatggaaaaattagttcGAAAAATTCCACActgaatgcaattttaatttAGTCTACTGAGAAAAGGcctgaatttttcacttttgtcaATTTGAGTATCATCGGAGAGATGCagatatttttgaatgttatgaAATCTTTTCCGTATCATACATCACCTCACTACTAGGACAGACATACCCTCTTGATTTGTCATGTACTAGTTAGTGAGCAGTAATGGATTGTACCTCGACAGTATTAGTatcccaatgaatttattttaaatctgccattctcagagtaaaaatatggttatttttCTCTCTAGCATACTCATTtcaatgtttcaaaattaattcatgtGATTCTTCACTGATAAATAAGTGAATGATTTCAATTGCTGAATGGCATGCATACTGAGTAATGTGTGTTTCTGTTGCTTTACTCTTATAGACATTTGGGGCTCGAATGGAAGTTActcttatttttttgatttaggTCACCGGTTTGCTTCCTGTATCTTTTATCTGGATGTTCGCGTTAACTTGATGATTGATCTTTAGATTCTACTGGTTTCAAATGTGGCTTGCCTTGAAGCAGGTTTGAATGtattttaactgcatttcagATTTAACTATTTGGTTATAAAACCCAATGGAATCTCATTCAAGGACAGCTTCCAACGGACTTTGTATAGTGCGAGAAAATTCTATTGAATTCTGACACCCGATTGGTGGACACTCCCCTTTGAAGGATGTTGCATCTTAATTTCTCAACCATGTAACCTTTCTTTAGTTTATGTTAATAGTTCTACTGAAGAATTTAATCAGGTCGGCTAATGTCTAGCAACTTTTTGCCATGCTTGAATGATATAAACCAATATTTGTAGCCATGtgcattcatatgggaattccagCATACCTTACCTAACAATTTAGCCTTTGGGACTCATTAATTGAAAGCAATTCCCAATAAATCACTGATGAAGAATACTTAGCATATGATTCCAATTCCTATTTCAATTATTGCGTTCATAGacataataaacatgtaactTGTTGAAATGAGTGAAAATAGTGTAGTCCAGTTATGACATAATGGTACAATTTTCCTTTGATACACACCTCATCCAATTCACTGTTTTGTGCTCTTGGCAACTGTGCTTTATTAGGCCTAACAGTTAATCATGGAAGAAGCGAAATTTGGAGAAAATCTGATTTGGTTAAAATAGACTAAACCCAATTTCAATACATTGTGTGCAGAAGGTTTTGTTTTGCAGAGTAATGACAGAGGGTGACCACACCATGCTTACTTATTCTCGTTAGCTAAGACTTCAACACTTAGCTTCACCCAAAATATCTAAAGGTGGTACAGCAAAGTAGAGGGCATCACCATCATTCAGGGTGGATATGAAAAGTTTGAATTATTTGTATGGTAATATAACGTATAACTGCTaggtttatttattcattaagatGCTCTACTGGCACTTTGTACATTGATTCACATTTTACATACTTTGAGTGTTATGAAAATTCATTCTGGACAGGAATTGAAAAAGAGGAATTGTAATAGACATTCTTACAGAGTCACTCATGAATCAGGCTTTACTGTGATTGCTTACAGGACTTGTATAATCAATTCAATCTGGAATATATGCTCCGCCAATGGAACCGGAAGATGTTAGGTGGCCCTATAATGAAGTTGGGAAGTAGTGTGGGGGAAGGCAACTGATGAGTAACGAATTGTATAGCTTTGCCAATGCAGTTCCTCTTTGCATGGAAAGCCTTTTATTAAAATTGTGGTAGTATTGTGCATTTTGTCTTAACATTCTATGTAACTAGTCTGTTGTTATTGCTTTAtttctgatgaagggcaatatccgtggatattttgATACGAGGCATCGGATCTTACCATCCTTAATGTTAACCTAGGTATGAGATCATTAATACACCAAGCCTttgtacttgaaatattttttatagtattgCAAGGTATAGTGGTTGCAAAAGTTTCTTCTGACATAGTGCGATCTGCCCCTAAGAAAATGTGGTGTTCACTTAATGCTTTTGTTGTCCTTGGTTAtccaatacaaaaatttttatttttagtaattgtTGTTCTTGAAGACAATTTCATATAGTAAACCATATTTTTGTGGTCATTTATTTTCCCACAATGATAAATTAAGCTGGAAATGATTTGTTTGTGAGCTTCAATTACCTTCTGGCCTCCGTTGTTCCTgtgattttgtattttgcatattttaagccTTGCAATTCGAGGAAGTTTTTGTgtttgataataatgataatttttcaattccatgtTATGTGTATGCATGCCATTGGTAAATCGAGATTATGATTACTTCTGTTCATGTAAAATTACACTGAGTTGTTTTCTCGAGTAGATACTTGAGGTTAACATGCCAAACTTGGCACATTTTCTCTGAGGAGAAGTACCACTCAATTTGTGAAGAATCATTTGGAAACcaccttaaaaataaacttacGCCTTGAAAGCATCTAACCTAAAGGTCAGTCAAAGAGGCTACCTTGATATCTGTCTAATGGCTGTTATAAATAAGGGCAAAGAGTTACAGATTTCATctcttacttatttttaatgtgaaattcttttctagagctCCCTGCTCCTGTAAGAGCCTCAGCCTTTTTTGCACTCCTTGAACCAAAAATTGGAGCATCACGTTcaagggaaggaaagaaggtGAAGAAAGAAACTTTGTCAATCAGAAAAGATATGCCCCTCAAAAGTCCTGCTTCAAAAAAGGAGACTGTTAGTTCTAGCCAGCCCACCTCCTCCAAGAGTTTAAATCAGCTTTTATGTAAAAGACAAGTGGTGGGGGAAAAGGGAAATAGGCTTCTTAAGGAAAACTAAGGAGTAACGAGGCAGAAGAAAAATGTGAGGCAAGCGAGGACAAGGTTCATTTTAGATGGGAAATCATGCACAGGTAGTCGAAACATAGCTAAGAAGTCTTATTCCTGCCATGGATATGAAAAGtatttctctcaaaagagtgaccttgtccgtcacattcggactaatacaaaggaaaaaccttattcgtgcaatgattgtgacaagtctttctctcaaaagagtgacctcgtccgtcacattcggtgccatacgaaggagaaaacttatccatgcaatgaatgtggtAAGTCTTTCTCTACAAAGAGCAACCTTGACgttcacattcggactcatactaatgagaaaccttattcgtgcaatgaatgtgataagtctttctctcttaagagtacccttgtctgtcacatgcggactcatacgaaggagaaaccttattcttgcaatgaatgtgataagtcattCTCTCGTAAGAATgcccttgtcagtcacattcggactcatacgaaggagaaaccgtattcatgcaatgaatgtgataagtctttctctgaaaggATCACCCTTTTCCGTCACACGCGGACTCACACAAAGGataaaccttattcttgcagtgaatgtgataagtctttctctcgaaaggacaaccttgtcagtcacattcggactcatacgaaggagaaaccttattcttgcaatgaatgtgataagtctttctctgtaagGAGTAACTTTGTCCGTCACACGCGGACACAcatgaaggagaaaccttatgCTTGCAATGAATGTAAAAAGTCTCACACTTCCAAACAAAACCTTGTCTTACACAATCAGATACACCGAAAAGAAGTCTTATTCttgcaataaatatgaaaagacTTACTCTTAATTTAtccaccttttctttcatttgcaaaCACACAGCCTTGTCatccacattcggactcatacgaaggaaacaccatttccatgcaatgaatgtggtAAGTCTTTCTCTATTAAGggcaaccttgtccgtcacattcggactcatacgaaagaaagaccttatccatgcaatgaatgtgataagtctttttctcaaaagaATGACCTCGTCAGTCACATTCGGagtcatacgaaggaaaaaccgtattcatgcaatgaatgcgaaaagtctttctctctaagGTGCAACCTTGtccatcacattcggactcatacaaatgAGAAACCTtttccatgcaatgaatgtggaaTGTCTTTCTCTCTAAAGGGCAACCTTGtccatcacattcggactcatacaaatgAGAAACCGTATatatgcaatgaatgtgataagttttTCTCTCATAAGAGCACCCTTGTCAATCACATatggactcatacgaaggaaaaaccttattcatgcaatgaatgtgatgaGTCCTTCTCTCTAAAGAGCACCCTTGTCAATCACATgtggactcatacgaaggaaaaaccttatccatgcaatgaatgtgaaaagtctttctcccgAAAGTGTGACCTTGTGTATCACGTtcggactcacacgaaggagaaatcctattcctgcggtgaatgtgaaaagtctttctctcgaaagagcagCCTTGTCatccacattcggactcatacaaatgAGAAACCGTATatatgcaatgaatgtgataagttttTCTCTCATAACAGCACCCTTGTCAATCACATatggactcatacgaaggaaaaaccttattcatgcaatgaatgtgatgaGTCCTTCTCTCTAAAGAGCACCCTTGTCAATCACATgtggactcatacgaaggaaaaaccttatccatgcaatgaatgtgaa
Coding sequences within it:
- the LOC124172056 gene encoding zinc finger protein OZF-like, translating into HLQTHSLVIHIRTHTKETPFPCNECGKSFSIKGNLVRHIRTHTKERPYPCNECDKSFSQKNDLVSHIRSHTKEKPYSCNECEKSFSLRCNLVHHIRTHTNEKPFPCNECGMSFSLKGNLVHHIRTHTNEKPYICNECDKFFSHKSTLVNHIWTHTKEKPYSCNECDESFSLKSTLVNHMWTHTKEKPYPCNECEKSFSRKCDLVYHVRTHTKEKSYSCGECEKSFSRKSSLVIHIRTHTNEKPYICNECDKFFSHNSTLVNHIWTHTKEKPYSCNECDESFSLKSTLVNHMWTHTKEKPYPCNECEKSFSRKCDLVYHVRTHTKEKSYSCGECEKSFSRKSSLVIHIRTHTKEKPSHARNVISFPLSRATLSNT